A part of Olleya sp. Bg11-27 genomic DNA contains:
- a CDS encoding DUF2797 domain-containing protein: MTYQGVLTKMQTEFTNPINYYLVFKNDFINLNQLLNKNLEFSFVKYECLNCHLDKPIYRQGFCKNCFFEIPQAADWIMKPELSKAHLGIEERDLDYEKQVQLKPHIVYLANSSNVKVGVTRKGQVPTRWIDQGAHEAIEIVEVPNRYLAGITEVALKDYVGDKTNWRTMLKNEIKDENLIEWRDKLKQYIPDEAQQYYIEDNEETNIEFPVLRYPTKPKSLNFTKTAHYTGVLKGIKGQYLIFEDDTVCNIRSNEGLVVNITIL, translated from the coding sequence ATGACCTACCAAGGTGTGTTGACAAAAATGCAAACGGAGTTTACTAACCCCATTAATTACTACCTAGTATTTAAAAATGACTTTATAAACCTTAATCAATTATTAAACAAAAACTTAGAATTTAGTTTTGTAAAATACGAGTGTTTAAACTGCCATTTAGACAAGCCTATTTACCGTCAAGGATTTTGCAAAAATTGTTTTTTTGAGATCCCACAAGCAGCAGATTGGATCATGAAACCCGAATTAAGTAAAGCACATCTAGGTATTGAAGAGCGTGATTTAGACTACGAAAAGCAGGTCCAACTAAAACCACATATTGTGTATTTGGCTAATTCTAGCAATGTAAAAGTTGGAGTTACAAGAAAAGGACAAGTCCCTACACGATGGATAGATCAGGGTGCACATGAAGCTATTGAAATTGTAGAAGTGCCTAACAGATATCTTGCAGGTATTACTGAAGTTGCTTTAAAAGATTATGTTGGTGACAAAACCAATTGGCGCACGATGTTAAAAAACGAGATTAAAGATGAAAATTTAATTGAATGGCGTGATAAGCTGAAACAATACATTCCGGACGAAGCCCAACAGTACTATATTGAAGATAATGAAGAAACCAATATTGAATTTCCAGTATTGCGCTACCCAACAAAACCGAAGTCATTAAACTTTACAAAAACAGCACATTATACTGGTGTTTTAAAAGGAATTAAAGGACAGTATTTGATTTTT